The following proteins are encoded in a genomic region of Alphaproteobacteria bacterium:
- a CDS encoding RT0821/Lpp0805 family surface protein has translation MRREENTMRIVTTSSKFAKAFKVLVVAGTIVSLGACVQGKGDKEVGGTLLGAAAGGLLGSQIGSGTGQLVAVGAGVLLGGLLGSEIGRSLDKADQAYAAQSHQQTMETAPVGQTNSWVNPDSGNQGSYTPVKTYQANNGQYCREFQQTITVGGQTESAYGTACRQPDGVWQIASN, from the coding sequence ATGCGTAGAGAGGAGAATACCATGCGTATCGTCACCACTTCGAGCAAGTTCGCCAAGGCCTTTAAGGTTTTGGTCGTTGCGGGTACGATTGTTTCGCTCGGCGCTTGCGTGCAGGGCAAAGGCGACAAAGAAGTTGGGGGCACCCTCTTGGGTGCGGCAGCTGGCGGCCTGCTCGGTTCGCAAATCGGTAGCGGTACTGGCCAGCTAGTAGCCGTCGGCGCCGGTGTGCTGCTCGGCGGCCTGCTCGGCAGCGAGATCGGCCGCTCATTGGACAAGGCGGACCAGGCCTATGCTGCTCAGAGCCACCAGCAGACGATGGAGACCGCGCCGGTCGGCCAGACCAATAGCTGGGTCAATCCAGATTCTGGCAATCAGGGCAGCTACACGCCGGTCAAAACCTACCAGGCCAACAACGGCCAGTACTGCCGCGAGTTCCAGCAGACCATCACGGTCGGCGGACAGACCGAGTCTGCGTATGGCACCGCCTGCCGTCAGCCGGACGGGGTCTGGCAGATCGCCAGCAATTGA
- a CDS encoding DnaJ C-terminal domain-containing protein: MSELYQVLGVEHGASQEDIKAAYRRRAKQLHPDRHPDDSAIEERFKQVSAAYAILSDPAMRKRYDRGEINASGQEQQQYQYQRGGGAGGGFEGFAGGFNVEDILGDLFGGAGGFRPGRRGGKGADEKYSIHISFAEAARGGKQRLTMAGGRSFDVAIPEGMTDGQTIRLKGQGQKGQTSAGDVLIQVEIEPHPKFTRDGEHVRMDLGITLGEAVLGAKIDVPTLDGTVAMHVPASANTGDTLRLRGKGISVSGGKRGDQLVRLKIMLPREPDTELTKLVEAWSRNHSYTVR; the protein is encoded by the coding sequence ATGAGCGAGCTTTATCAAGTTCTCGGGGTAGAGCACGGCGCATCCCAGGAAGATATCAAGGCGGCCTATCGGCGCCGGGCGAAGCAGCTTCACCCCGACCGCCATCCTGACGACAGCGCCATCGAGGAACGCTTCAAACAGGTCTCGGCAGCCTATGCCATCCTCTCCGACCCGGCCATGCGCAAACGCTACGACCGCGGCGAGATCAATGCGTCCGGCCAGGAGCAGCAACAATACCAATACCAGCGGGGCGGTGGTGCCGGCGGCGGGTTCGAGGGCTTTGCCGGCGGCTTTAACGTCGAGGATATCCTCGGCGATCTGTTCGGCGGCGCCGGCGGATTCCGGCCCGGACGACGCGGCGGCAAAGGTGCCGATGAGAAATATAGCATCCATATCAGCTTCGCCGAAGCGGCCCGCGGCGGCAAGCAGCGTTTGACCATGGCGGGTGGTCGCTCCTTCGATGTTGCTATTCCCGAAGGCATGACCGACGGCCAGACGATTCGTCTGAAAGGCCAGGGCCAGAAGGGCCAGACCAGCGCTGGTGATGTCTTGATTCAGGTGGAGATTGAGCCGCACCCAAAATTTACCCGCGACGGCGAGCACGTGCGTATGGATCTTGGAATCACGCTCGGCGAGGCTGTACTCGGCGCCAAGATTGACGTGCCCACCCTCGACGGTACGGTCGCCATGCACGTCCCGGCCAGCGCCAATACCGGCGACACGCTGCGCCTGCGCGGCAAGGGTATTTCCGTCAGTGGCGGCAAGCGTGGGGACCAACTCGTACGCCTCAAGATAATGCTACCGCGCGAGCCCGACACGGAGCTTACCAAGCTGGTCGAAGCGTGGTCGCGCAACCACTCCTATACGGTGCGCTGA
- the fabI gene encoding enoyl-ACP reductase FabI translates to MTVPTPHIAETRTGLLAARKGLVMGVANDRSLAWGIARAANAHGAELAFTYQGETLEKRVQPLAESVGSSLVLPCDVTDESSVETTFAAVADQWGGLDFVIHAIAYSDKEELKGQYLDTSRENFLNTLDISCYSFTAICRRASALLNEGGSLITLTYAGAERVVPHYNVMGVAKAALEASVRYLAVDLGGRGIRVNAISAGPIKTLAASGIGDFRYILKWNEYNAPLKRNVTIDDVGGAALFLLSDLGSGVTGEVLHVDSGYHVVGMKAVDAPDISIV, encoded by the coding sequence ATGACCGTCCCGACACCGCATATCGCGGAAACTCGAACCGGCCTACTCGCTGCCCGTAAGGGCCTAGTGATGGGCGTGGCCAACGACCGCTCACTGGCTTGGGGAATTGCCCGCGCGGCCAATGCCCATGGGGCGGAACTCGCCTTTACCTATCAGGGCGAAACCTTGGAGAAGCGGGTGCAACCGCTGGCCGAATCGGTCGGCTCGTCACTGGTCTTACCCTGCGACGTGACGGATGAGAGCAGCGTCGAAACCACCTTCGCCGCGGTTGCCGACCAGTGGGGTGGTCTCGACTTCGTGATCCACGCCATCGCCTATTCCGACAAGGAAGAGCTCAAGGGGCAGTATCTCGATACCTCACGGGAGAACTTCCTCAATACCTTAGATATCTCCTGCTATTCGTTCACCGCCATCTGCCGGCGCGCCAGCGCACTGCTGAACGAAGGCGGCAGCCTGATCACGCTTACCTATGCCGGGGCCGAGCGGGTGGTGCCGCACTACAACGTCATGGGCGTAGCCAAGGCTGCGCTGGAAGCCAGCGTGCGCTATCTCGCGGTCGACCTCGGTGGCCGCGGCATCCGCGTCAATGCGATCTCGGCCGGCCCCATCAAGACACTCGCCGCTAGCGGCATCGGCGACTTCCGTTATATTCTCAAGTGGAATGAGTACAATGCCCCACTCAAGCGCAATGTCACCATCGACGATGTCGGCGGCGCCGCGCTGTTTCTGCTCAGCGATCTTGGTTCAGGCGTCACCGGCGAGGTGTTGCATGTCGATTCCGGCTATCATGTGGTCGGCATGAAGGCCGTGGATGCGCCCGACATCTCGATCGTCTAA